One Carettochelys insculpta isolate YL-2023 chromosome 1, ASM3395843v1, whole genome shotgun sequence genomic window, tttttaaatgctttttctcTTGCTGTACCCATAAATATTGTAGTATGTGAATTTCCTAGTTTAAGGTGCAAGACAATGGAAAATCAGGTCCTTAGGGACACATTCTAGCCCGTCCGTTTGGCCACATTGTGCTCATAAGAGCACATGAATCTGCTCCACAtggttgttttggaaaaaaaggggCATGTCCAAGGTGTGCCACCATCCTGGCGATTCTTGGCTCCCAGATGAGTCCTTGGGAGAGAGCCATTCTGAGGCTTTATTTTAGGGCTGGCCAATCCTATGGCCAAGGGGAAGTAAGGGTTAATGTTAATGCTACTTTTGCCCCCTCTTCCCATTTTGCTGCTCacagctggtcctggcagagTGTGGTGCATCCCAGGATGCTGAGCTATATATAATCCTGGAGCAGTTGGGGGAAAGTTGAACAACGTAAGGGCACTCTAGCTTTAACATAGTTTTGTGGTGCTAAACTAGTACGGGGTTGAAAGAGTAGGCAGGGTTTCTTCTGCTGTGTTCATAGCAAAGTCTGATGGGGCAGAAGCTACAGTGACAACAGGTGTCCTTCAGGTGATAACTTCACAAAATCCCATTCCTTTAGATCAGCAAAGAACTGATGTTCCTACATCTTCTGCTTCCCCAGAATTGAAAAGAGGAGCATGCGCCCAACATCAAACCTGTGCTAATGGAAAACAGAGGCTTGCCCGGCACGCTTCATTTAACACTGTTCAGCCTTGTGAAGGGATCAGAAGGAAGGTCAGCTCTGAACCCAGCAGCCCACATAGAGAGACGCAAGGTAAATACCAAGAACAGTTGCTCTTTCCTAACCCATTGTGTCTGCCAGTAGCAGTCACTTTCAGCCTGGGAGTAGTGTTCTTATTTTTCAGTAACTGTTCTGTTGTCTAAACACTGGAAGCGCATAGTATTATTTCTTCTGTGGAAATCTGGCACAGACAGAGTAAGAGTCTTTAAATAGAAAGAGAAGAGATTTTTATTGTATGGTTCCTAGTAAGATGAAGTTCACTGTAACAATCCAGTTTACAGCACTTTTAACACTGTAGGATTGTAGAGTTACAAAGCAATTGCAGGTCTTTCCAGCATTCCCTTTGAATTGTCCCAAGGCTGTCTGGTTCTCATGCTTTCATGGAGTTGTGGGTGCTTAGCACCTCAGAGATGCTGCTCAAACAGAAGGATGACTGTTATAAAAACATTCCCAAGTAGAAAAACTGCATTCCACTCTCTGTATTATCAGTATGAAAATGGGCTTAGTAAAGCGGTGTAAGTAATTCAATCTCCTGTTGTTCTTTTAGCTTGCATGGTAGGTTCAGATGGATACTGCTCCAAAACGATAAATCTAGCAGCTGTCTGCAGAGAGAAGATGGAAAATGGTACAATGTAAGTTGGGTCTTAAAACTTGCAGTCAGCTTAGTTCCCTGCCCTGTGCATTTTAATTTAAGGACAAATTCTGTCCTTGGGATGTAGAGGCACAGTTTCTAGTGACTTCCCATGGAGGACAGAAATTGGCTGACTGGGTGACTTTTGTTCTCCCATGTGCGTGTAAAAGAGTCACACTAATATGCATCatgttttaaaagagaaataaaacagctattgagatttttcaaagaattctagGGGATTCAAGCACATCTTTCTATACAGTTAATGGGCTAGATACATCTAAATCCCCTGCAGTCCTTTGAAAAtttaatgaaatatattttttgGAAGCTGAGAGCCCATGTCTGTCGTGGAGGTTGAGGAAGTCACAGATGCTGTGAATTTCAGTGATCTCCATGACTTCTGCATAAGCCCAGGGTGTCTGTCTCCAGGGCCAGCCTCGCAGCCAACCACACTGTTCACTGCTgaagcagctcagccccagctgctTAGATGTCTCTGCAGCCATCTGCATCAGCCACTGCGTGGgtgcccccagacagcctggctgtggggactaATGGAGTCACAGTGTTGTGGGTGGCTGGAGTCTCTGCTCAGCAACTCCCCAGCAGCAGtcctgggatggccccagtgaaCTGGTGCAGCTGACTAGCCTCACCCCCTTGAGCAGCTGGCCCAGGGAGGGAGTAGCCACTACTTGGCAGCCCCAggtagctgcagggctgggcccatgCCAGTGGCCCATAGGACACCTCTCTCTGTTGACCATTTTCCACCATCCAAAATTTAGTTAGGGGTATTTATGGTAATAGCCATGGACAGGTCATTAAATCATGGCCTTAACCATAAGCCTATTTCAATGAACCAAGAAAACTGAATgaatatttattctttttttttgtgaGGGTTCTGAGATTCAGTTCCCTTCACCAGTCTAAGATGAGCTACAAGGAGGTCTGGGTCATCAGCCCGCAGGCCAAAgtcacaaaggtatttaggcacccaGCTCCTACTGTGACTTGGGGCCCTGATGCCTCTGTACTGGTTCCCAGCCCTATGCCAGTAGGATTCTTAAAAAtagtgcatgcacacatgcactgACTGCTGAATAGAAAAGTTTTGTGGAGAAGAGGAAGTGCAATCTGTGCATGTAGAATTTTTCAATCAAAAATGCTGTTTCGATAATAACAAAACTAAGATTGTTGACTTAAAATTTTTCAAGGAAAAAACAATTTCCATTTTCCACTAGTGAAGAAATCATCCTTCGTTTTCCCcctttttcatttcacttttccAGTGGAAAAAAGGCAATGTTTTTAACAGCTAAGTGATAGTGGGATTCTTCctgttaaaatgaaacaaaatatttctaacaaaaaaaaaagaacaatctCTTAGGGTTTTGAACAACCCTACTTGCAAGTTAATATTGCCTTAGCTCACTAATTTGGAGCCAGACTATGCTAATGAGAGCAACCACGTCCTCCACATCTAAAAGGGAAAAGCTTAGAGCCCACAGAGatgcttctgtagacagaaagcaAGCATGCTATGGAGCTGGTTTACTCCACTGCCAAATCCAAACACCCTTTGATAACATACATGAAATGGAGTCTTTAATTTGTAGATACATGTCATATATCCCTGTTAGCACTTAAAGAACTGAATGGTAACACAGCAAAAGAATCTGAGTCAGCTTCTCTGTGGTTGACATGACAAGTAAGTGATTGTAAAGTGTTTGATAATTACTTCACTCTGTCAGGTAGTTTCCACACTTAGCCCCAAAGAACCTCACTGTTTTAAAGATGATTTATGGGTATGTCATTCTGAACTACACACTTTTCCTTACATCTTTTAGGAGTAAAACTTGTGCCACTGAAACAATCTCACATTCATCGAGGAATCCAGCCATAATCTCTCCTTTCTCTGTCCTTCCGGATCCAGGGGACTCTGATTATTGCCTTAACCCTTTACATCACCCAGGATTTCCTGTTGCTCACTCAGACATGTCACACCTCTCTCTGCCAAATGGTATGAATGGCCAAGTTTTGCAGACTCCCACTTTGGCAGCCTCCAAAATAGAAAATGGGAAACCTGCTCTACTCCCGAATCAGCCTTTTGTTTGCTTCCCCTCTGCATCCCTCTTCATGCTGTGTGGCAGCCCTCGGGAACCTCTCGAGAGAGAGACCCTTCCTATTGCAGGAGAAAAGGACAACAGAAGCCCTGAAGGGCAAGCCTCACCCCTGAAGCCACAAGAGTCTGTATTTGCAGTTAACTGTCACAAGCGTAATTCCCAGATGTGTGCGTCTCCCCCCATGCCTTCAGCCTGCACAGAGCCAGGTGCTAAAAGGAAGACCACGGAACAGAGTGATGTCCCCCTCTCACTGGTGCTACCCAAGGTAGGAAAGTGCATTTAATTAACACCCAGCTTTGTTACGAAGGCTGAGATCAGAGGAAACCTGCTTATGATACTTGAAATAATCTCTTCTGCAGGTGAATGTTCACTACAGATACCTATTTTGAGAGGGAAATGCCACCTCCCTGCACAAGTATAATCAGGGAGAGAAATACATTTGGTGAAGCATTTAATtgaaagatagtaacagagaggaagctgtgctagtctatacactatcaaaacaaaaagcagtcaagtagcaccctaaagactagcaaaatggtttattaggtgagctttcgtgggacagacccacttcttcagaccatagccagaccagaacagactcaatatttaaggcacagagaaccaaaaacagtaagcaaggaggacaaatcagaaaaagataatcaaggtgagcaaatcagagagtgggggggaagatcaagaattacattgagccaagtatgcagacgagcccctatagtgacttagaaagttcccatcacgatttaaaccatgtgttaatgtgccaaatttgaatataaaagtcagctcatccacttctctctctaaaacggtgcaataatgtctcttcagtaacacacataccttgaggtcattgacagaatgccccattccgttaaaatgttgactaactggtttgtggatctggagtgttttgatgtctgttttgtgcccattgaccctttgtctaagggagttagaagtctgtccaatatacaaagcatctgggcattgttggcacatgatggcgtatatgacgttagtagaggagcatgagagagagagcccgtgattctgtgagtaacctggttaggtccagtgatggtatttccagagaagatatgtggacaaagctggcagtgggctttgttgcagggaaaggttccaggactggtgttcctgggataTAGTGCTGTGTCTCTGGTGAAAAATGACTGATGGCCTCCTAGTGAGACATAGGTTACCTGTTCCACAGAGCCATGGCCCTACCACAGAGAAACCTGCAAGAGGGGAAGAAATCAATGAGGTTTCTTCTCCATGTATCCCTGTCGCTGGGGCTGCTCCTCTTGCCTCAGTAGAGTTCATCCTGGGAGCATAGGTCATTTTACGGCGCCACGTGGGAGGTGATGTGCATGTTCCCCTCTTTCCTGTCTCACCTCCCTCCTTATCTTCCCAGTCAAACTTCTGCTCTCAGCAGGATGAGTGGGTGGAGAGAGGATGGAACTTTGATGGCCAATGAGCCACTTCCTGCAAAGGGAGGAGGTTCACATACAGCATCTGCACCAGGTGCTGAAGTCAGGGGCATGTCCTAGCCCCACATCAGTGTTTGCATGTGGATTGTGTGGGGCATCTACAGGGGGTCTTCAATCCTTGTcaaggtttactttcaaaatgaaaaaagccTTCTCCAGGGCTATTCCTGCAAGAGCATCTATTTAAGATGCTTAAGTATTTTAAGGTGAAATTAATCCCTATGTACATGGCCTGTGCACTGCATGACTGCTGCTCTAACCCTCAAACTAAGATGTAAGTACTTCCTAGGCCCTGTGCTGGCTCTCTGCAGGAAGAGTGGGTAGGGAGAGGATGGATTAAATACCCTTCAGTCAAGGAAGGCGTGTGAGTGATGGGAGGTCATGTGCTATTTTAATTTGGATTTTTGCTTCCTAATTCTGTTTTTGCTCAGAAGCCTTTTGAGCCACCTGATGGAGCATATCCCTTGGGAAGCAGCGGTGCCTCTAATGTGCATCTTGGAGCTTTTCATCTTGACTTAGGAGCTgctgcggcggctgctgctgctgctggagaggctGTAGAAGAGGTTACATGTAAAGCTTCAGAGTCTCGGGAGCATGTAAAGCAATCATGGAATAAAGACCTTGACGATCCTGCCCAGGCAAAAGAGCACATCTCTCAAGAAAATACCAAACAGCCCTTCTTTCCACAGTATCTCTacatgcagccagctgcaggtAAGGACTTCATAGATATGCAGCAATATGTTAGGACTAAACAAGGAGGTCTAGATTTGAACATTTAGGCATCCTAAGAGAGGTTCTTAAATTCAGATTTGGGCACCTAAACAAAAGCAATCAGAATTTCAGAAAACACATTTACCcgcaaatcccactgaagtctttGGGAACTGCTTGTACTTGTTTGTTTTAGCAACTGGCTGAACGAGAGATAAGACTTGGACTTGGTGGACTTGcgggctctaaagttttacatttgttttatttttgagtgcagttatgtaacaaaagtgtacatttgtaagttgcactctTACAAAAAGTAGCACTGTTGCACTTGTATGAAATATATGGAAAAATACTAAAGTGAGCActatacactttgtattctgtggtgtaattgaaataaatgtatttgaaaatttagaataacatccaaaatatttaattggtattttattattttaacaatGCAATTAAAATGGCAATTTTTCAATCAATTTGTTTGTTTGAATGAATCACTTGTGATTAATTTGCAGCCGTACTTGAAAGTTGTATAGAAGGGGTTTTTTATGGTTGttggtttttctctttttttttttaagaggtcAATAAATTATTTCTGTTAGCAGGGCAGTGAATACCAAGCTATGTatatagcagtggttcccaacctcttcagtaacatggcacacttcaatgagatgaACAGTTGCATGGCACAGCCACTCTTTTCAGCTTAATCAATtgttcataaacatcacatttacagtaaacccccaataagtgctgcctcctggttcccagttACACCTTGCCACACATACGCACACACAACTTGCATGAAAGTCAAGTTATGCAAGGTTGCCCAGGAGTGCAAACCTCGCGTAACTCAGGAGtctactgtacttacatttactatggttaccaTCTTACTAAAGAGGATTGTGACGTAGAgcgtacaacaagctaaacaaggatcaaatgcattaatgcttCAAATTCCCCACAGAAAACACCATCTTATTACAGTGACACAGACACACTTTCAAAAtttgctcagtgccatgctggggatgttgagtaaatgagtaaccactgaaagcaggctcccctccccaccagtctgCTGGAACCAAGAGgtggcatttaaaccacgtcCTAGTTCCAGCAAGCTCTCATCTGCCCACCCTCTTCCTCCCTGGCACAGCAGAGAGTGGGGACAGGCTCCCCGCCAACTCatgcaggccaggaagcagcatttcagttgcctCTTGGCATAAATGGGATCCCATGGGGTCAGCTTTTCCTCTCAGGAACTCCATGCCAGTTGGGACTCAGGCAGTCTTGCTgcttgagctccagctggcagggggggttgtcagtttccctcttcccctcccccttcctcccccaccccccttggctctgcaaagagccacagcaaaggGAAATTGACAAGAGTGCAAAGCACACTTGGGCAGTTCAAGGCACAccatttgaaaaccactggtaTATAGGGTGGAGGTTATAACAAATGTAGAGAGAGTGAACAGATCTCTGACATGTAGTTTGTTACCTTCATGTCTTGCTGTTTCCTAGACAACTTCACTGTATCTCTGCTTCTCCCTTTTACTGAATAACTGTATATGGCTAAAGTTTCAATTTGCAAAATGCATTAATTTCTTAATTTGCTGTCTTTTTGGTTTAGGATTAAGTGGTTTCAACATCCTGCTTTCTGCAAACCAAATCCCTGGTGCTGTTGGTCTGTCTGCAAGCCAGTTACCATCTCTTAGTGTTCCCTGTGTGCTAGTGCCATCAACAGCCTTGGCACCCTTTCCTCTCATCTGTTCTCCAACCCTCACCAAcccactttctgctgctgctggctctcttCCAAATACTGCACCCACAAATTTCAGTTTGCCCAGCCTCACATCAACAACGCCCGTTTTTATTGGCACAACAGCAATGGTTACTCCAGAGACCTCCAAAATGCCATCCGTGGATCCACAGCAGCCGTCTTCTGCTCTACATCTGAGCCCTATGCTTGGAAGATCTTGCAGCATGGTTAAACTGGAGTCTCCAGTTTGTATGGGGCATCCAGGCACCCTTCTGAAACTCCAGCAGGTGAGGAATTAATTATGGGGAGGCTGTATAAAAGTGTGATCCTTGGGATAGGGGTGGGCACACCCTTTGGGTGGAGGGCCACACCTGGTTATGGCTCTCAAGGATGGAGCTacaggggagcagaaggggacAGGGTATACTACTGAGTGAGAGAACTGGGTTCCAATCCCACAAACAGTATGTGGGGAACTTGC contains:
- the E2F7 gene encoding transcription factor E2F7, coding for MEGSCLTLKDLISPRNTRIEVADEDGENAQKENIFDQSRMTPQTPMKNEPIDLSKQKGCTPERNPITPVKLVDRSLSDPWTPTANLKMLISAASPDMRDREKKKELFRPIENSEQNGDFPDPVQYDLVDDGTVDEFEKQRPSRKQKSLGLLCKKFLARYPSYPLSAEKSTISLDEVASSLGVERRRIYDIVNVLESLHLVSRVAKNQYCWHGRHSLSQTLKNLQDIGELQKYEEQMAYFQHKEQDYDYKFGECKKETFPDSQDRQLLEFSEADCPSASANSRKDKSLRIMSQKFVMLFLVSKTKIVTLDIAAKILIEESQDAADHSKFKTKVRRLYDIANVLTSLGLIKKVHVTEERGRKPAFKWIGPVEFSENSDQQRTDVPTSSASPELKRGACAQHQTCANGKQRLARHASFNTVQPCEGIRRKVSSEPSSPHRETQACMVGSDGYCSKTINLAAVCREKMENGTMSKTCATETISHSSRNPAIISPFSVLPDPGDSDYCLNPLHHPGFPVAHSDMSHLSLPNGMNGQVLQTPTLAASKIENGKPALLPNQPFVCFPSASLFMLCGSPREPLERETLPIAGEKDNRSPEGQASPLKPQESVFAVNCHKRNSQMCASPPMPSACTEPGAKRKTTEQSDVPLSLVLPKKPFEPPDGAYPLGSSGASNVHLGAFHLDLGAAAAAAAAAGEAVEEVTCKASESREHVKQSWNKDLDDPAQAKEHISQENTKQPFFPQYLYMQPAAGLSGFNILLSANQIPGAVGLSASQLPSLSVPCVLVPSTALAPFPLICSPTLTNPLSAAAGSLPNTAPTNFSLPSLTSTTPVFIGTTAMVTPETSKMPSVDPQQPSSALHLSPMLGRSCSMVKLESPVCMGHPGTLLKLQQASSTPLTPKSIRPAHHETFFKTPGSLGNPVAAKKNEGNQIRNASSVQRRLEISSSGSD